A genomic segment from Desulfonatronum lacustre DSM 10312 encodes:
- a CDS encoding sensor histidine kinase, whose amino-acid sequence MAEAKETAEEASRAKSDFLAKMSHEVRTPLSGIVGLVNLLADTSLDEEQREYVTHISKSSEKMLKLLCSLLDLSRIEAGKIELEEEPFSLRWTVEDVVNLMIPLARQKNLTLKWDIAENVPGFLGGDMDRLRQVLLNLVGNAIKFTDQGTVDVLCGLESIDGARALMRFTVTDTGVGVPADQIDALFSPYVRGKNVNSRYSGTGLGLAICKELVELMGGEIRVQSTEGEGSTFWFTAWFTLLEAVGED is encoded by the coding sequence TTGGCCGAAGCCAAGGAAACCGCGGAAGAGGCCAGTCGGGCCAAAAGCGACTTCCTGGCCAAGATGAGCCACGAGGTCCGGACTCCACTGAGCGGGATTGTCGGCTTGGTCAATCTGCTTGCGGATACCTCGCTTGATGAGGAGCAGCGTGAGTACGTCACGCACATTTCCAAGAGTTCGGAAAAAATGCTCAAATTGCTCTGCTCTTTGCTGGACCTCTCCAGAATCGAGGCCGGTAAAATCGAGCTTGAGGAAGAGCCCTTCTCGCTCCGCTGGACCGTGGAAGATGTGGTGAATTTGATGATTCCGTTAGCCCGTCAAAAGAACCTGACCCTCAAGTGGGACATCGCGGAAAACGTCCCGGGTTTTCTTGGCGGTGACATGGACAGGCTGCGGCAAGTTCTGTTGAATCTCGTCGGCAACGCCATCAAGTTCACGGATCAGGGCACGGTGGATGTGCTGTGCGGTCTGGAGTCGATTGACGGGGCAAGGGCTCTGATGCGTTTCACGGTCACGGATACGGGGGTCGGCGTTCCGGCGGACCAGATTGATGCGCTGTTCTCCCCGTATGTTCGCGGAAAAAACGTGAACTCCCGATATTCCGGCACCGGGTTGGGCTTGGCCATCTGCAAGGAACTGGTGGAATTGATGGGCGGCGAAATCCGGGTGCAAAGCACGGAAGGCGAAGGTTCGACGTTCTGGTTCACGGCGTGGTTCACGTTACTTGAGGCAGTAGGTGAAGACTGA
- a CDS encoding PLDc N-terminal domain-containing protein, which produces MIEVGGIFSLILLIACVWAIVQVFQSRASTGSKVFWVVLILLLPLIGLIIWFVAGPRGSGYQIR; this is translated from the coding sequence GTGATAGAAGTCGGCGGAATATTCAGCTTGATCCTGCTCATCGCCTGTGTTTGGGCCATTGTTCAGGTTTTTCAAAGCCGTGCGAGCACCGGTTCGAAGGTGTTCTGGGTCGTCCTGATCCTCCTTCTGCCCTTGATCGGATTGATTATCTGGTTCGTGGCCGGGCCACGCGGCTCCGGATATCAAATCCGCTGA
- a CDS encoding carboxylesterase/lipase family protein, with the protein MTGGVRLSCFLRKAVAMLCLCCVGFVAVNEEGNATSVVDPTVVMTDKGAVRGVVRDGVREFKGIPYAQAPVGELRWAPPQPVSAWTETLDATQYRTICPQVERYGIPESSEDEDCLHLNVTAPYKDVEDLSRKRPVIVWLHGGAFVGGSSALYPLDYMATRGDVVMVSMNYRLGVFGFTAHPSFDADHNGGYGLEDQRAALRWVRRNIAAFGGDPDTITIAGESAGGSGVCMHLLAPDETRGLFHKAIIMSAGCVTPLPSVDDANKIGRQIASEVGCDEENGSLACLRGKTVKELLDAGTKVAGSNILTFMPSIGNKTNPLPGAQAFPAGEFVQVPVIYGGTRDELRLYVAYAMQAGQKITEENYEALLKQTYDEKSEAIAKQYPVANYSSAPAALGTVWSDFRPDVGLNHCIYLESAKLIRKLAPVYQYVFADGDAPPVTTNPGFEMGAVHSSELPYMFPHYDNTRQLAGPDLAPASQKLAEQMVDYFTHFAREGQPVAEGAPEWNIFDRDDRVMNFEPGNLGYFNAAAAHYCTFWKGLYPDILTQSGQDSGTPQ; encoded by the coding sequence ATGACTGGTGGTGTGCGCTTGAGCTGTTTTCTCCGGAAGGCCGTGGCGATGCTCTGTCTCTGCTGCGTTGGTTTCGTGGCGGTCAATGAGGAGGGGAACGCGACGAGCGTCGTTGATCCGACCGTGGTGATGACCGACAAGGGAGCGGTGCGTGGTGTGGTGCGCGACGGCGTGCGCGAATTCAAGGGGATTCCGTATGCCCAGGCGCCGGTGGGCGAATTGCGCTGGGCGCCTCCCCAACCCGTTTCGGCCTGGACCGAGACGCTGGACGCCACGCAATACCGCACCATCTGCCCGCAAGTGGAGCGCTACGGCATTCCCGAGTCCAGCGAGGACGAGGACTGTCTGCACCTGAACGTCACTGCGCCTTACAAGGATGTCGAGGATCTTTCGCGCAAGCGTCCGGTCATCGTCTGGTTGCACGGCGGGGCGTTCGTGGGCGGCTCCAGCGCGTTGTATCCGTTGGATTACATGGCCACGCGCGGCGACGTGGTGATGGTGTCGATGAATTATCGTCTCGGCGTGTTCGGCTTTACGGCGCATCCGTCTTTCGACGCGGATCACAACGGCGGCTACGGACTGGAGGATCAGCGCGCCGCGTTGCGCTGGGTCAGGCGGAACATCGCCGCGTTTGGCGGCGATCCGGATACCATTACCATCGCCGGGGAATCAGCCGGGGGCTCGGGGGTGTGCATGCACCTGCTCGCGCCGGACGAAACGCGCGGGCTGTTCCACAAGGCGATCATCATGAGCGCGGGGTGCGTTACGCCTTTGCCCAGCGTCGACGATGCCAACAAGATCGGGCGGCAGATAGCCTCGGAAGTCGGCTGTGATGAAGAAAATGGCTCGCTTGCCTGCCTGCGCGGTAAAACGGTCAAGGAGCTGCTCGACGCGGGGACGAAGGTTGCCGGTTCGAACATCCTGACCTTCATGCCGAGCATCGGCAACAAGACCAATCCACTGCCCGGCGCCCAGGCGTTCCCGGCCGGCGAATTCGTTCAGGTTCCGGTAATCTATGGCGGCACGCGCGACGAGCTGCGCCTGTACGTGGCCTATGCCATGCAGGCCGGACAGAAAATCACCGAGGAGAACTATGAAGCGCTCTTGAAGCAGACCTATGACGAAAAGTCCGAAGCCATCGCGAAGCAGTATCCCGTTGCCAATTACTCGTCGGCCCCGGCCGCGCTGGGCACGGTATGGTCGGATTTCCGCCCTGACGTTGGCCTGAACCATTGCATTTATCTGGAATCAGCCAAGCTGATCCGCAAGTTGGCGCCGGTTTATCAGTACGTGTTCGCCGACGGTGACGCGCCGCCGGTGACCACCAATCCGGGTTTCGAGATGGGCGCGGTGCATTCCTCCGAACTGCCCTACATGTTTCCGCATTACGACAACACCCGGCAGCTCGCCGGTCCTGATCTGGCCCCGGCCTCTCAGAAACTCGCCGAGCAGATGGTGGACTATTTCACGCACTTTGCCCGCGAGGGCCAACCCGTTGCCGAGGGGGCGCCGGAATGGAATATTTTTGACCGGGACGATCGGGTCATGAATTTCGAGCCGGGCAATCTTGGGTATTTCAATGCCGCGGCCGCGCATTATTGTACATTCTGGAAAGGTCTGTACCCGGATATCCTGACCCAGAGCGGCCAGGATTCGGGAACGCCTCAATGA
- a CDS encoding AAA family ATPase translates to MHHELQPVLTGISRHLLGKKREVGLALACLLAKGHLLIEDIPGVGKTTLAEAMARILGLNMQRIQFTSDLLPADILGVSIYDRREQTFSFHPGPIFSQVILADEINRATPKTQSALLEAMEEGQVTMDGRTRALPHPFFVIATQNPLHQIGTYPLPESQLDRFLMRISLGYPDAATERELLRIDDPREALRGASALLKPERLLELQQAVLEVHVSDALLDYVQALLKTSRRSAAFQTGLSPRAGRALLRAAQAWAFLEGQTMVLPEHVQTVLPAVTNHRLQSSFLSHPDTTQGSEETAANPAATLLKTPLPHP, encoded by the coding sequence TTGCATCACGAACTTCAGCCCGTCCTGACGGGCATCAGCCGCCACCTGCTGGGCAAGAAACGCGAAGTCGGGCTGGCCCTGGCCTGTCTGCTGGCCAAGGGGCATTTGCTGATCGAGGACATTCCCGGGGTGGGCAAGACCACCCTGGCCGAGGCCATGGCTCGAATCCTGGGTCTGAACATGCAGCGCATCCAGTTCACCAGCGACCTCTTGCCCGCGGACATCCTCGGCGTCTCGATCTACGACCGCAGAGAGCAGACCTTCAGCTTCCACCCCGGACCGATCTTTTCCCAGGTTATTCTGGCCGACGAAATCAACCGGGCCACGCCGAAAACCCAAAGCGCCCTGCTGGAGGCCATGGAAGAGGGCCAGGTGACCATGGACGGCCGGACCAGGGCGTTGCCCCATCCGTTTTTCGTCATCGCCACCCAGAATCCGCTCCACCAGATCGGCACCTACCCCCTGCCCGAATCTCAACTGGACCGCTTTCTGATGCGCATCAGCCTGGGCTACCCGGATGCGGCCACGGAGCGCGAACTCCTGCGCATCGACGATCCCCGTGAAGCCCTGCGCGGAGCATCGGCCTTGCTCAAGCCGGAGCGGCTTCTGGAATTGCAGCAAGCCGTCCTGGAGGTCCACGTTTCCGACGCCCTCCTGGACTATGTCCAGGCCCTGCTCAAAACCTCGCGCCGCTCAGCGGCCTTCCAGACCGGCCTCTCCCCCCGGGCCGGACGCGCCCTGCTCCGCGCGGCCCAGGCCTGGGCCTTCCTGGAAGGCCAAACCATGGTCCTGCCCGAACACGTCCAGACCGTCCTCCCCGCCGTCACCAACCATCGCCTTCAATCTTCCTTCCTCAGCCATCCCGACACCACCCAGGGTTCAGAAGAAACCGCTGCGAACCCCGCCGCCACCCTCCTCAAAACCCCGTTGCCTCATCCGTGA
- a CDS encoding NAD+ synthase gives MRIALLQNNYTVGDLDGNARKIADAVHAAARQNAALCVTSELSLLGYPPRDLLLNKGFIDAGWAVLRTLGRDLADAPPVLVGLAEPNTSGQGRPLWNCAALLRGGEIQDIFHKTLLPTYDVFDEDRYFEPFDAPGWFELDGRRIGVTICEDIWNDKDFWTSRRYRMDPVQRLVEQRVHCVVNLSASPFHLDKHGFRLRMLANMAAKHRLPLVYVNQVGGNDDLIFDGRGCAFDAKGGQIAAAAAFAEDLIVVDIEMRTDEDSHRRADRLAVAVAPDQTPTASIAVSSPPSIVAASAGDGSREEEVWNALVLGVRDYLRKIGFSKALLGLSGGIDSALTAAIAAEALGPENVLAVLLPSPYTSRASIDDAVALAANLGVKHLTLPIEDLMRGFDASLTQAFAGYEADVTEENIQARIRGNLLMALSNKYRAMLLTTGNKSELAVGYCTMYGDMAGGLAVIADVPKTLVYATSRWLNARRGPVIPERILTRPPTAELRPNQTDQDSLPEYNILDAILERVVQLHQSSEEIIREGFAPEDVHRVVGLIKNAEFKRRQAAPGLKITDVAFGSGWRMPIAARWPI, from the coding sequence ATGCGTATCGCCCTGCTCCAAAACAACTACACTGTCGGCGATCTGGACGGAAACGCCCGCAAGATCGCCGACGCCGTCCACGCCGCGGCCCGCCAAAACGCGGCCCTGTGCGTCACCTCGGAACTGTCCCTGTTGGGCTACCCACCCCGGGACCTGCTGCTGAACAAGGGATTCATCGACGCCGGCTGGGCCGTACTGCGCACTCTGGGTCGGGACCTAGCCGACGCCCCGCCCGTGCTGGTAGGCTTGGCCGAGCCGAACACGTCCGGCCAGGGCCGCCCGCTCTGGAACTGCGCGGCCCTGTTACGCGGCGGAGAAATCCAGGACATCTTCCACAAGACCCTTCTGCCCACGTACGACGTCTTTGATGAGGACCGTTATTTCGAGCCCTTCGACGCTCCAGGCTGGTTCGAGTTGGACGGACGGCGGATCGGGGTGACCATCTGCGAGGATATTTGGAACGACAAGGACTTCTGGACGTCGCGGCGCTACCGGATGGACCCGGTGCAGCGGCTGGTCGAGCAGCGCGTGCATTGCGTGGTCAACCTTTCCGCGTCCCCGTTCCATCTGGACAAACACGGCTTCCGGCTGCGCATGCTGGCGAACATGGCTGCCAAGCATCGCCTGCCCCTGGTCTACGTCAATCAGGTGGGCGGCAACGACGACCTGATCTTCGACGGACGAGGTTGCGCCTTTGACGCCAAGGGCGGACAAATCGCGGCGGCCGCGGCCTTTGCCGAAGACCTGATCGTGGTGGATATCGAAATGAGGACGGACGAAGATTCGCATCGGAGAGCCGACCGTCTGGCTGTTGCCGTTGCGCCGGACCAAACGCCGACCGCGTCGATTGCGGTCTCTTCACCGCCCTCCATTGTGGCCGCGTCGGCTGGCGACGGGTCGCGGGAAGAGGAAGTATGGAATGCTCTGGTCCTGGGGGTCCGGGACTACCTGCGGAAAATCGGCTTCAGCAAGGCCCTGCTCGGCCTATCCGGCGGGATCGACTCGGCCCTGACCGCGGCCATCGCCGCCGAAGCCCTGGGGCCGGAAAACGTCCTGGCCGTGCTCCTGCCCTCGCCCTACACCAGCCGGGCCAGCATCGACGACGCCGTGGCCCTGGCCGCCAACCTGGGCGTCAAGCACCTCACCCTGCCCATCGAGGATCTGATGCGGGGCTTCGACGCCTCCCTGACCCAGGCCTTCGCCGGGTATGAGGCGGACGTGACCGAGGAGAACATCCAGGCCCGAATCCGGGGCAACCTGCTGATGGCCCTGTCCAACAAGTACCGGGCCATGCTGCTGACCACGGGGAACAAATCCGAACTGGCCGTGGGCTACTGCACCATGTACGGGGACATGGCCGGAGGCCTGGCGGTCATCGCCGACGTGCCCAAAACCCTGGTCTACGCCACGTCCCGCTGGCTGAACGCCCGTCGCGGGCCCGTGATCCCGGAGCGCATCCTGACCCGTCCGCCCACGGCCGAGCTCCGTCCGAACCAGACCGATCAGGACAGCCTCCCGGAATACAACATCCTGGACGCCATCCTGGAGCGCGTGGTCCAGTTGCACCAATCCAGCGAAGAAATCATCCGCGAAGGCTTCGCCCCGGAGGACGTCCACCGGGTGGTCGGGCTGATCAAAAACGCGGAGTTCAAACGCCGCCAAGCCGCGCCCGGCCTGAAAATCACCGACGTGGCCTTCGGCTCCGGCTGGCGCATGCCCATCGCGGCCCGCTGGCCGATTTAA
- the ybeY gene encoding rRNA maturation RNase YbeY, with amino-acid sequence MPPQRRPSPNPRKRPRPASPRPAELSLLRDPETLRHPVLPLNRAALRDMVTRILDVAGLSGAFGQPVLELRITSDKGITDLHQKHLGGAGPTNVLSFPAESAPTSEPDPNIRGSIVISADAVLREAFLYGQAPRDHFIRLLTHALLHLAGFDHGEIMDDLTEHVVEHLREAPDATATF; translated from the coding sequence ATGCCGCCCCAACGCCGTCCAAGTCCGAATCCGCGAAAACGCCCTCGCCCCGCCTCGCCCCGGCCCGCTGAACTCAGCCTGCTGCGGGACCCCGAGACCCTGCGCCATCCGGTTCTCCCGTTGAACCGCGCGGCGCTCCGGGATATGGTGACCCGGATTCTGGACGTCGCGGGCCTTTCCGGCGCTTTCGGCCAACCAGTGTTGGAACTTCGGATCACTTCGGACAAGGGAATCACAGACCTGCACCAAAAGCACCTGGGCGGAGCGGGCCCGACCAACGTGCTCAGCTTTCCGGCGGAGTCGGCCCCAACCTCCGAGCCCGATCCGAATATCCGCGGCTCCATCGTCATCAGCGCGGACGCGGTGCTCCGGGAGGCCTTCCTCTACGGCCAGGCCCCGCGCGACCACTTCATCCGCCTGCTGACCCACGCCCTGCTCCACCTGGCCGGCTTCGATCACGGTGAAATCATGGACGACCTGACCGAACACGTCGTCGAACACTTGCGAGAAGCCCCTGATGCTACAGCGACCTTTTAG
- a CDS encoding HD family phosphohydrolase, translating to MTDSHAKTPPKKPSSKSSALSPKPGGTPPESRFSGLLVFMGGMVLVAVLSGLSFEPGARIFVKGEIAGHDVTAPRDLLIEDQESTLARRDMVARSQPPIFDLAQMPFAQMARRIVSLLDVIASATPETTPQVQNLVAEELNIRIPAGMWAEWNRQSFQNMVVLEVLPWLESTYQKGVLADRRFASDVASGMIVRDLATDNEQLHLSAADFPDLDGVMRALDLHLRVNLNLPVTTRRAVEELLAPLLRPNLTLNQEATQARLTSAVQSVEPVFYQIKKGEIIVRKAERVTAEQQQKMQAFFAARDGGYDWDRFSGVLIISLIFSLGIFNAAAPPGRQLTTKDALLLASVMLTFAAMAKFVALYRFPLSRELLTMTPDIFVYSLPVAGAAGVLALFFPLLICVFAGALLAFLCTQMLHAGFDVFLFYLVGAVGCAMLLRGAQTRTDILRAGLPLLGLLLGTWAALNLLDFQSLSWLAAGAAFSAAGAMLSILLLLAFSPVVEYLFGYTSRFKLLEMMSLEQPLLQSLMVNAPGTYHHCLIVANMAEAGAKAVGANPLLAKVAALYHDIGKIKNPHYFIENQFGCENRHDKLAPSMSALILISHVKKGAELASEHKLGAEITDLIQQHHGSRLIVYFYQKALKICEEKGTECVREDDFRYPGPKPQTKEAGIILLADAIEASSRTLVDPTPSRVRNHIQNLVRTVFNEGQLDESDLSLKDLNILSETFQRILTGIFHQRIDYPKPGIHAAPTPSKSESAKTPSPRLAPAR from the coding sequence ATGACCGATTCACACGCCAAGACGCCCCCCAAAAAGCCTAGCTCCAAATCCTCCGCGCTTTCTCCCAAGCCGGGAGGAACGCCGCCGGAGAGCCGGTTCAGCGGCCTGCTGGTGTTCATGGGCGGCATGGTGCTGGTGGCCGTCCTTTCCGGGTTGAGCTTCGAGCCCGGAGCAAGGATTTTCGTCAAGGGCGAGATCGCCGGCCACGACGTCACCGCGCCCCGGGACCTGCTCATCGAAGACCAGGAATCCACCCTCGCGCGCCGAGACATGGTGGCCCGAAGCCAGCCGCCGATCTTCGACCTGGCCCAGATGCCCTTTGCTCAGATGGCCCGCAGAATCGTCAGCCTGCTGGACGTGATCGCCTCGGCCACGCCGGAAACCACGCCTCAGGTCCAGAACCTGGTTGCCGAGGAGCTGAACATCCGCATTCCGGCCGGGATGTGGGCCGAATGGAACAGACAGTCCTTCCAGAATATGGTGGTTCTGGAAGTCCTGCCCTGGCTGGAGAGTACTTATCAGAAAGGCGTTCTGGCCGACCGCAGGTTCGCCTCGGACGTCGCCTCCGGAATGATCGTCCGGGATCTGGCCACGGACAACGAACAACTGCATCTCAGCGCCGCGGACTTTCCGGACCTGGACGGCGTGATGCGCGCCCTGGACCTGCACCTGCGGGTCAACCTGAACCTGCCGGTAACCACGCGTCGCGCCGTGGAAGAGCTGTTGGCCCCCCTGCTGCGGCCCAACCTGACTCTGAATCAGGAAGCGACCCAGGCCCGGTTGACCAGCGCGGTGCAGTCCGTGGAACCTGTTTTCTACCAGATCAAAAAGGGCGAGATCATCGTTCGCAAGGCCGAACGGGTCACCGCGGAACAGCAGCAAAAAATGCAGGCCTTTTTCGCCGCCCGGGATGGCGGGTACGACTGGGACCGCTTCAGCGGGGTGCTGATCATCTCTCTGATCTTCAGCCTGGGCATTTTCAACGCCGCTGCCCCTCCCGGCAGACAGCTGACCACCAAGGACGCTCTGCTGCTGGCCTCGGTGATGCTCACCTTCGCGGCCATGGCCAAGTTCGTGGCCCTGTACCGCTTCCCCCTGAGCCGGGAACTGTTGACCATGACCCCGGACATCTTCGTGTACAGCCTGCCCGTGGCCGGGGCCGCCGGGGTGCTGGCCCTGTTCTTTCCCTTGCTGATCTGTGTTTTTGCCGGAGCTCTGCTGGCCTTTCTCTGCACCCAGATGCTTCATGCCGGGTTCGACGTATTCCTGTTCTACCTTGTGGGCGCTGTAGGCTGCGCCATGCTCCTGCGCGGCGCCCAGACCAGGACGGACATCCTGCGCGCGGGGCTGCCCCTGCTCGGCCTGCTCCTGGGAACCTGGGCCGCCCTGAACCTTCTGGACTTCCAAAGCCTCTCCTGGCTCGCCGCAGGCGCGGCGTTCAGCGCCGCCGGAGCGATGCTGTCGATCCTATTGCTCCTGGCCTTCAGCCCGGTGGTGGAATATCTGTTCGGCTACACCTCGCGGTTCAAGCTCCTGGAAATGATGAGCCTGGAACAACCCTTGCTCCAGTCCTTGATGGTCAACGCTCCAGGGACCTACCACCACTGCCTGATCGTGGCCAACATGGCCGAGGCCGGAGCCAAGGCCGTGGGCGCCAATCCTTTGCTGGCCAAGGTCGCGGCCCTGTACCACGACATCGGCAAGATCAAGAACCCGCACTACTTTATCGAGAATCAGTTCGGCTGCGAGAACCGCCATGACAAGCTGGCCCCGTCCATGAGCGCCCTGATCCTGATCTCTCACGTCAAAAAGGGCGCTGAACTGGCCTCGGAACACAAACTGGGAGCGGAAATCACGGATTTGATCCAGCAGCATCACGGGTCGCGGCTGATCGTCTATTTTTACCAGAAAGCGCTCAAAATATGCGAAGAAAAGGGCACGGAATGTGTCCGGGAGGACGATTTCCGGTATCCGGGTCCCAAGCCGCAAACCAAGGAAGCCGGGATCATTCTTCTGGCCGACGCCATCGAGGCTTCCAGCCGAACCCTGGTGGACCCCACGCCCAGCCGAGTGCGCAACCACATCCAGAACTTGGTACGCACCGTGTTCAACGAAGGCCAGCTGGACGAATCGGACCTCAGCCTGAAGGACCTGAACATCCTCAGCGAAACCTTTCAACGCATCCTGACCGGAATTTTTCACCAACGCATCGACTATCCCAAACCCGGAATCCATGCCGCCCCAACGCCGTCCAAGTCCGAATCCGCGAAAACGCCCTCGCCCCGCCTCGCCCCGGCCCGCTGA
- a CDS encoding PhoH family protein: MTVERCLEFQSASEAQKLFGPHNAHLRQLAELSGITADSRGSVAVLRGADQQTVDQAANCLVQLHGLQRANTSIQAQDVDHAWRILCRDPQADIKTVFKDVVYAASPKRTITPRTVSQRRYLQAIRGKDLVFGIGPAGTGKTYLAVAMAVAALTKKEVKRLVLTRPAVEAGEKLGFLPGDLVEKVNPYLRPLYDALHDMLEFHKVQEMLETGVIEIAPLAFMRGRTLNDAFIILDEAQNTTQEQMKMFLTRLGFGSKAVVTGDVTQIDLPVHARSGLVQAEKVLSGVAGLEFIHFHEEDVIRHPLVGRIVHAYDRFTRQDAPQKA; the protein is encoded by the coding sequence ATGACCGTTGAACGCTGTCTTGAATTTCAAAGCGCCTCCGAGGCTCAAAAACTGTTCGGACCGCACAACGCCCATTTGCGCCAGCTCGCGGAGTTGAGCGGGATCACGGCGGACAGCCGGGGTTCCGTGGCCGTGTTGCGCGGCGCAGACCAGCAGACGGTGGACCAGGCCGCCAACTGCCTCGTGCAGCTGCACGGCCTGCAACGGGCCAATACGTCCATTCAGGCCCAGGACGTGGACCATGCCTGGCGCATCCTGTGCCGCGACCCCCAGGCCGACATCAAGACCGTGTTCAAGGATGTGGTCTACGCCGCCTCCCCCAAACGCACCATCACCCCCCGAACCGTCAGTCAGCGCCGCTACCTGCAGGCCATCCGCGGCAAGGATCTGGTTTTCGGCATCGGCCCGGCGGGCACGGGAAAGACCTATCTGGCCGTGGCCATGGCCGTGGCGGCCCTGACCAAGAAGGAAGTCAAGCGACTGGTGCTGACCAGGCCGGCCGTCGAGGCCGGAGAAAAGCTGGGCTTTCTGCCCGGCGATCTGGTGGAAAAGGTCAACCCTTATCTGCGCCCATTGTACGATGCCCTGCACGACATGCTGGAATTTCACAAGGTTCAGGAGATGCTGGAAACCGGGGTGATTGAAATCGCTCCCCTGGCTTTCATGCGCGGGCGCACGCTCAACGATGCGTTCATCATCCTGGACGAAGCCCAGAACACGACCCAGGAACAGATGAAGATGTTCCTGACCAGGCTGGGCTTCGGCTCCAAGGCCGTGGTCACCGGGGACGTGACCCAGATCGACCTGCCCGTGCACGCCAGATCCGGACTGGTCCAGGCCGAAAAAGTGCTGTCCGGGGTCGCGGGGCTCGAATTCATCCATTTTCACGAGGAAGACGTGATCAGGCACCCGCTGGTGGGCCGGATCGTCCATGCCTATGACCGATTCACACGCCAAGACGCCCCCCAAAAAGCCTAG
- the moaA gene encoding GTP 3',8-cyclase MoaA, with protein MTLPKHPDPSILPSLGPMLSETMTDQHGRSINYLRLSITDRCNLRCLYCRSSCAALKMLPHDQMLSYEESLELIAVASELNISKVRLTGGEPFIRKNFLHFLEQILQRHPHLDMRLTTNATLLSGKIPALKEIGIQGLNISLDTLDRQKFQRITGRDFFLQVRGAIDQCLEHGLRVKINVVALKGVNDDELPDFVRLAERLPLDLRFIEFMPMGEQTVWTPDQLWTAAEILREAGTIARLVPVEGRDKRKGPARMFSLAEGKGRIGVISPLSSHFCGQCNRLRITPDGRLRTCLFSDKEYRLRPILRSPKLGREHLRQVIIRAGKIKPMGHELLAAQGRERSVCRKIMSAIGG; from the coding sequence ATGACGCTTCCCAAGCACCCCGACCCGAGCATCCTCCCAAGCCTCGGCCCCATGCTTTCCGAAACCATGACCGACCAGCATGGACGAAGCATAAATTATCTGCGACTGAGCATCACGGATCGCTGCAACCTGCGCTGTCTATACTGCCGGTCGTCCTGCGCGGCTTTGAAAATGCTGCCCCACGACCAGATGCTCAGTTACGAGGAGAGCCTGGAATTGATCGCCGTGGCCTCGGAGCTGAACATTTCCAAAGTCCGTCTGACCGGCGGCGAACCCTTCATCCGCAAAAATTTTCTGCACTTTCTGGAACAGATCCTCCAGCGTCATCCGCACCTGGACATGCGCCTGACCACCAACGCCACGCTCTTGTCCGGCAAGATCCCGGCGCTCAAGGAAATCGGAATCCAGGGATTGAACATCTCCCTGGACACCCTGGATCGACAAAAATTCCAGCGCATCACCGGACGGGACTTCTTTCTTCAGGTCCGCGGGGCCATTGATCAGTGCCTGGAGCACGGACTGCGGGTCAAGATCAACGTCGTGGCCCTGAAAGGCGTCAATGACGACGAGTTGCCAGACTTCGTCCGGCTGGCGGAACGGCTGCCCCTGGATCTGCGGTTCATCGAGTTCATGCCCATGGGCGAGCAAACCGTCTGGACCCCGGACCAGCTCTGGACGGCCGCGGAAATCCTGCGCGAGGCCGGGACCATCGCCCGCCTCGTGCCCGTGGAGGGACGGGATAAGCGCAAAGGCCCGGCCAGGATGTTTTCACTCGCTGAAGGCAAGGGGCGCATCGGCGTGATTTCCCCATTGAGCTCCCATTTCTGCGGTCAATGCAACCGTCTGCGGATTACTCCTGACGGACGGTTGCGCACCTGTCTTTTTTCGGACAAGGAATATCGCCTGCGCCCCATCCTCCGCTCGCCCAAACTGGGACGGGAGCATCTGCGCCAGGTGATCATCCGGGCCGGCAAAATCAAGCCCATGGGCCACGAACTCCTGGCTGCCCAGGGCCGGGAGCGTTCCGTGTGCCGTAAAATCATGTCCGCCATCGGGGGATGA